The following proteins are encoded in a genomic region of Triticum dicoccoides isolate Atlit2015 ecotype Zavitan chromosome 1B, WEW_v2.0, whole genome shotgun sequence:
- the LOC119349064 gene encoding uncharacterized protein LOC119349064 produces MSYRMMGEEEEDAFEASSCASSGGESGDEGDRFPDVAGGRRQSAPPQAPLRRMNSDSIYDMSGMTAHLPAKKGLSAYYQGKSQSFACMAEVRCLEDLQKKEKPRGHKMKPCKSYAALGGMAMARKPQGSSCANLGLLDAGNGFMAPRNIPVNEDCYHQ; encoded by the exons ATGAGCTACAGGATgatgggcgaggaggaggaggatgcctTCGAGGCGTCGTCGTGCGCCTCCTCCGGCGGCGAGTCGGGCGACGAGGGGGACCGGTTCCCAGACGTCGCGGGCGGGCGCCGCCAGTCCGCGCCGCCGCAGGCGCCGCTGAGGCGGATGAACTCGGACAGCATCTACGACATGTCCGGCATGACGGCGCACCTCCCGGCCAA GAAGGGGCTGTCGGCGTACTACCAGGGCAAGTCGCAGTCGTTCGCGTGCATGGCGGAGGTGCGGTGCCTGGAGGACCTGCAGAAGAAGGAGAAGCCGCGCGGGCACAAGATGAAGCCCTGCAAGAGCTACGCCGCTCTGGGGGGCATGGCCATGGCCAGGAAGCCGCAGGGCTCCTCCTGCGCCAACCTCGGCCTCCTGGACGCCGGCAACGGCTTCATGGCGCCCCGGAACATCCCCGTCAACGAGGACTGCTACCATCAGTAG